One Oryza sativa Japonica Group chromosome 8, ASM3414082v1 DNA window includes the following coding sequences:
- the LOC112936222 gene encoding organic cation/carnitine transporter 4 yields the protein MPAYLLTALLLDRFGRKPLAIGMMLLSGISCSAGNLIAGAGDMRVARLACGVVGIFGMAATYNLLFIYTAELFPTAVRNTALGWMSQASQMGAILAPPVVVGFFGDGPPCTQSRGVAEEPTEPGCTQVVPPADAAAAMRLPEPDPRRRNHACSSATREERRGEERGRKKGEKRG from the exons ATGCCCGCCTACCTGCTCACCGCGCTGCTCCTCGACCGCTTCGGCCGGAAGCCGCTCGCTATCGGCATGATGCTTCTCAGCGGCATCTCCTGCTCCGCCGGCAAcctcatcgccggcgccggcgacatgAG GGTGGCGAGGCTGGCGTGCGGGGTGGTAGGGATCTTCGGCATGGCGGCGACGTACAACCTGTTGTTCATCTACACGGCGGAGCTGTTCCCGACGGCGGTGCGGAACACGGCGCTGGGGTGGATGTCGCAGGCGTCTCAGATGGGCGCCATActggcgccgccggtggtggtgggttTTTTCGGCGATGGCCCTCCCTGTACACAGAGCCGAGGCGTAGCCGAGGAACCGACCGAGCCCGGCTGCACTCAGGTCGTCCCtcctgccgacgccgccgccgcgatgcgCCTGCCAGAACCCGAccctcgccggcgcaatcatGCCTGCTCATCGGCAAcacgagaggagagaagaggagaggaaagggggaggaagaagggagagaagaggggataG